The genomic interval GCGCGCGGGTCCGTGCACGTTTCCGCTCTCCCACTGCCCGTCTTCCCGCAGCGGCTGGGGCCCGCGATCGTCCGCCACGCGCCCTCCGCCAGCGCCGGGGTACGGGCGGAAGTCGCCGCCGTAGCCGCCCCGCGGACCCATCCCCATTCCGGGACCCGCGCCGCGGGCAGGGTTCCAACCGCTGGGTCCGGCCCAGCCGGCATCGTATGGCGGCATCCGTCGTTCCTCCGGGCAAGTGTGCGCCGGGCGGCGCGGGCCCACTGCCCGCGCCGCCCGAAATCGCCCGCGTCAGGGCCGCAACAACCGTTCCAGCCAGGGCTCCATCTCCCCGTCCGGAGGGCCGGGCGGAAGAGGCCGGCCCGCTACCTCGTGGAGCACCCGCGCCAGCCGGTCCGGCCGGTCCGTGATCACCCCGTCCGCGCCCCACGACAGCAGCCGGCGCATGTCTGCTTCCTCGTCCACCGTCCAGACGTGGACCGCCACGTTGTGCGCGTGCGCCTCGGTGATCCAGCGCGGACTCAGCACCTGCCGGCCGCCGCTGCGCTCCGGCATCTGGAAGGCATCCACCGGCGGTCGGTACAGGCGCGTGGCGTGCGCCAGGTGCAGGGCGTAGAACGCGTACAGGTCCTGTCCGCCCGCGCTGGTCGGCCCCGCGTAGTCGTGAAAGAGCGAGCGGTTGCGGCTGTCCCCGGCGGCAATGAGAACGCGGTGCGCGGATCCGGTTTCCTGGATGGTCCGCAGGACGGCGGCCTGCGCGCGCCCGTCCTTGACCTCCACGTTCACGCGCGCGTCCGGAAGCGCGTCCAGCACCTCGCGCAGGGTGGAGATGCGCACGCCGGTGTCGCGGAAGGGAAAGGTGCGGCCGCCGTCTGGCGTGTAGCGGTAGCCGGCGTCCAGCCGCTGCAGCTCGGCCAGGGTGAAGCCCGCCACGTCACCTGAACCGTCCGTGGTGCGGTCTACCTGCGCGTCGTGGATGACCACGCACTCGCCGTCGCGGGTGGGCTGCACGTCGATCTCCAGCAAATCGGCGCGCCACCAGTGCAGGGCGCGCCGAAAGGCGAGGAGCGTGTTTTCGGGCGCCAGCCCCGAGCCGCCACGGTGGGCGATCAGCAGGGGCGCGCCCGCCAGGTAGCGGTACCCGGGACGCGAGCCGCCACCGAGCGGAAGCCAGGGAGAGCGCACGGGAAGCGGAATCCGCGCGCGGCGGATCAGGCCGCGGCTTCCAGCCGGTCGATCTCGCCCGATTCCAGGCCGTACAGGCGGTACAGCACCAGGTCGATCAGCCGGCCGGTCATCACGCGGGCGTACACCAGCTTCTGCGAGTCGGCGCCGCTTTCCACGTAGGCCGTCAGGTCCAGGTACTTGTCACCAAGCATGGTGAGAATCTCCTCCACCGCGTCGGGGTGCGGCCGTGCGGGCGCCAGCGCGTCAGCCGGAACCTTCTCCACCAGCAGCCCCTCGATCAGCGCCAGGAACCCGGAGAACACCATCTCGGTCAGGTGCCCGCCGGGAATGGCCTCCTCGTCGGTCAGCTCTTCCCAGGCCAGCTCGTTGTCGTACAGGTCTTCGCCCTGGCGCTTGAAGTTGTCGAGCCCCTCGGGCGAAAGCGGCTCCGCGTGCTTGGCCACGCGCTCCGCTGGGCGGCCCAGCGACTCCAGGATGCGCGCGCGGCGGCGCTCTACGTAGGCGGCTCCAGACACGGGGGCGGCGGCTTGGCTGCTCATGGGGATCAACGGTTCCAGCGGGGCTGCGGACGTCTGCTTGGGGGGCTGAACATAGGCTGGACGCGGGCGCGCCGCAACGTGGGAGGGGAGTGCGTGAGT from Longimicrobium sp. carries:
- a CDS encoding glycerophosphodiester phosphodiesterase; this encodes MRSPWLPLGGGSRPGYRYLAGAPLLIAHRGGSGLAPENTLLAFRRALHWWRADLLEIDVQPTRDGECVVIHDAQVDRTTDGSGDVAGFTLAELQRLDAGYRYTPDGGRTFPFRDTGVRISTLREVLDALPDARVNVEVKDGRAQAAVLRTIQETGSAHRVLIAAGDSRNRSLFHDYAGPTSAGGQDLYAFYALHLAHATRLYRPPVDAFQMPERSGGRQVLSPRWITEAHAHNVAVHVWTVDEEADMRRLLSWGADGVITDRPDRLARVLHEVAGRPLPPGPPDGEMEPWLERLLRP